The DNA window CATCGTCAATCCCCGGACGATAGCGCAGAAGAGCCTGGAGCAGAAAGTTCATGAACAGGAGGGGCATCCGGTTCCTCTACCAGCACCCAGGGTTCCAGAATTTCTTCCGGAAGGTTTTCCAGAAACCGACTGGGACTGGTCAGATACGATCCGGTCCCCGCCTGGTAGCGCACCATTGGATAGGAGATGAACAGATATTCGCGTGCGCGTGTAACGGCCACGTAGAGCAATCGCAGCTCCTCGTCGAGCGCCTCCGGATCATTTAAGGCATAGGCCGACGGCAACACGCCCTCCAGTGCATGGATGACGAATACCGTATGAAACTCCAGGCCTTTGGCCGAATGGATGGTCGATAGCACCAGTGGCGGTTCGTCCTCAACCATGGGCTCCACCTCCAACGCGGTCAGCTCCAGGGGGTCCAGCACGAGGGCTTCCAGAAAAGCGCTCCGGCGCTGAAAACGTGCGCTCAGGCTAACCAGGTGCTCCAGATCCTGCAACCGCCGCGGATAGTCTTCATAGTACCGCCGTTCGCACAGGGGCTGGTAGTAGTGAAGGAGTTCTGTTAGCTGCGCCTCCAGGGGCAGTTCGGTTTCCCAGAGCTGGCGCAACAATGTGAACAACCGGATCAGCGCTTCGGCATAGCGGGGCGAAAAAGGCCGTTCCTCCAGCGTAAACGGGGCCACGTCGGCCGACGTAATCCATGCGATCAACCGCTGGGCCGTACGGGGACCGATGCCTTCGATCAATTGCAGCACACGATTCCAGGCAGCCGCATCCCGGGGATTCTCAAGCAGGCGCAGGTAAGCAAGCAGGTCTTTTACGTGCGCCGCCTCACTGAGCTTAAGCCCCCCGTACTTCACATACGGAATGCCACGCCGGTTGAGTTCCAGTTCCAGGTCAAAAGCATTGTGGCTGCTCCGGAACAGTACGGCCATCTGATGCAGGGGCACGCCCTGCTCCCGCAGCGTCAGAATCATCTGACAGACGAAGCGGCTTTCGGTGCGTTCATCCGGTGCCGGAATGATAGCCGGCCGCTCGCCCTGTTTGCGTTCGCTGAAAAGCACCTTATCGTAGCGGCGATGTGCCCGCCGGATAATGCGATTGGCCAGATCCAGGATGGGTTGCGTCGAACGATAGTTCTGCTCCAGTTTCAGGATCCGGGTGCCTGGGAACAGGCGCGGAAACTCAAAGATATTGCGGAAATCAGCCCCACGGAAGCGGTAAATCGACTGGGCATCATCGCCCACGGCCATCACGTTGCCGTGCACGGCGGCCAGGTGCTGCACGATCTGAGCCTGTAGACGGTTGGTATCCTGGTATTCATCGACAAGCACATGGCGACAGCGGGCTGCGACCTGACGATGTACCTCAGGGTGATGGGTAAACAGCTCGATTGTGCAGATCAGCAGGTCGTCATAGTCCATCAGTCCGTGCTGGCGTTTATAGCGTGCGTAGTCTTCCCGCAGGGCCTGCAGGGCCTCCAGATGTTCCAGAAACTGCGGATAACGAGCCTCCAGGATGACGCTCAGATCTACCTCGGGCTGACTGGCCGCGGCCGAAAAAATGGATTGAATTGTCTGCTTGCGAGGGAAGCGGCGGCGACTCCGGTGCAACCCCCGGGCCGTTCGCAATAGATCAATGACGTCGGCCGCATCCGAAGCGTCCAGCACGGTAAAGTTCGACGGATAGCCCAGCCGGCCGGCATAGCGTCGGAGCAATCCCAGGCAGAATGCATGGAACGTTCCTCCCTGCACCCGCTCGCAGCGTCCATCGAGCAGGGCAGCAGCACGTGCCAGCATTTCACGAGCGGCACGTCGGGTGAAGGTGAGCAGTACAATTTCTTCGGGCGGCGTTCCGGTTTCGACAAGGTAAGCCACCCGATAGACCAGCGTACGCGTCTTACCCGTACCAGCACCAGCCACGACCAGCAGCGGCCCCCCACCCGCTGTTACAACCGCATACTGCTGTGGATTGAGCTGACCCGCATAGTCAACTGTCAGACGAACGGCCGGGGCATCAGCTTCTGGCCTCAAAATGAAGCGGCGCGCCATCCTGATCGACGAAGCGTGTTTTGTCTTTTCTCAACGCTACGCTACAGACCGTGATCCGATCTTCAGCTTTTTCGTAGAAGGACTGGCTTACGCGTGCGTTTGTTTATAGATTAGAAAAACAGTCCACTGTACAGGGCTGCCCTGTGCAACAAAGGTCGGCCGCCATCCGTTTCTGCTCGGTCTGTAGATCCGGTGGCTGTAAGCTTTTATAACATCTATGGGTAAAGTCATTGCAATAGCCAACCAGAAAGGGGGCGTAGGCAAAACGACCACCGCGATCAACCTGGCCGCTTCGCTGGCCGCCATTGAGCATCCAACGTTGCTGATCGACATCGATCCGCAGGCCAACTGCTCTTCGGGAGTAGGCATCACCCCACGATCGATCCAGAAATCGACGTACGAGGTGCTCATTGGCGATATTTCCCTGGAAGAGGCCATTCAGGCGACGGAACTCCCTTTTCTGGAAGTTGTCCCCAGCCACATTAATCTGGTCGGTGCTGAAATCGAGATGATTGATGTGATGGAGCGCGAGCGCATTCTGGCCAACGCATTGCGCCGCGCCCGTCGCAAGTACGACTTTGTCATCATCGACTGCCCCCCCTCGCTGGGACTGCTAACGCTCAATGCGTTGACCGCAGCCAACTCGGTGCTGATTCCCGTCCAGGCCGAATACTTTGCCCTGGAAGGGCTGGGGCAGCTACTCAATACGATCAAAATTGTACGACAGCACCTGAATCCCGAGCTGGAAATTGAGGGGGTATTGCTTACCATGTTCGATACGCGGCTGCGTCTGTCCAACCAGGTGGCCGAAGAAGTGCGTCGCTATTTTGGTGACAAAGTCTTTCGAACCATCGTGCAACGTAACGTACGGCTTTCCGAGGCTCCGAGCTTTGGTCGTCCCGTGTTGCTCTACGACATCACCAGCATCGGTGCCCGCAACTACATGGCACTGGCCCGTGAAATCATCCAGAACAATCAGCGCTTTCTCCTGCCTGAATCGCCTTCCGAAGAAGCCTCCACCAACGGGCTGTCTATCCCAGCAGGCCGGCGTTCTCCCGCGCCGTCCTCCAACATAACGCCGCTTCGGCAAGAGCCTGAACGTGACACTTAAGCAAGCATACATAGATTTATGGCCGCGAAAAAGGTAGCCCTGGGGCGTGGGTTAAACGCCCTGCTCCCTAACGTGAATCAGGAAGCATCGCCGCCTGAGGAAGTGTCGGGCGTCGAGACGCCGAAAAGCCGTCTCTATCACTTTGAAGACCGGCTTCGGTTGCTGGGTCGTGTGGCCGAAATCGAGATCGACCGCATCCGTCCCAATCCCTACCAGCCCCGTAAGGACTTCGACGAGGAGGCACTTGATGAGCTGGCCCGCTCCATCGCTCAGCTCGGTATCATTCAACCCATTACGGTGCGAGCCCTGGGCAATAATGAATTCGAGGTGATCTCGGGCGAGCGACGCCTGCGGGCAGCACGCCGGGCTGGTCTAAAACGCGTGCCGGCCTATGTGCGGGAAGCAGACACGGAAGAAATGCTGGAAATGGCGCTGGTCGAGAACGTCCAGCGTGAAGAACTAAACCCGATTGAAGTAGCCCTGGGCTACCAGCGACTGATTGAAGAGTGTGGGCTGACGCAGGAACAAGTGGCGGAAAAGGTTGGCAAAAACCGCACAACTGTTGCCAACTTCCTGCGCTTGCTCAAGCTTCCTCCGCGCATTCAGGCCAGCTTGCGCGATGGCACCATCACTACCGGCCATGCCCGTGCGCTGATCGGCCTGCCTGAGTCTGTTCAGCTTCGTCTGCTGCAGGAAATTGAAACGAAGCAGCTTTCCGTTCGAGAAGTCGAGGAACGCGTACGTGCCTGGCATCGCCGGCAGGAACGCAAGGCCGACGCCAAAGGCACTACCATCCCGGCCGAACCTGATCCTGAAACGCTGCAGCTCCGCGACTACGAAGATCGCCTGCGACGGCGATTGGGCACCCAGGTGCACATCCGTCACCGATCGGGTAACCGCGGCGGCCGCATTGAGATTGCTTACTTCTCCAATGAAGAGCTGGAGCGCCTGCTAAACCTGCTACTGGCCGAATGAACGGGAACGGCTTGCTCCTCACAGGCCTGTTGTTTGTCGTCTCATCCCCTGCGCTGCCCGCCACCGACTCAACGCATTCGCCTCAGGGGGCGCTCTGGCGAGCCCTGGTCCTGCCGGGCTGGGGACAGGTTTATAATCGTCAGTACTGGAAAGTCCCGTTTGTCTATGCCGGATTGGGCGGCTTTGTGGCGCTGGCGCGCTTTATGAACGAGCGCTATCTGCTCTATCGCCACGCCTATCTGTATGCCATCGCACCCGACCGTTATCCGCAATACCGCAACGAAGGCGAACGCTTTCGAACTGTCATTGAGGCAGGACGTGCGGATCTGCTACGCCAGTACCGCGACCGCTATCGCCGCAACCGAGACCTTTCTTACATTGCGCTTGGCTTATGGTACGGCCTGACTGTGCTGGATGCCTACGTCCATGCCCACCTGTATGACTTTGATGTAAGCGAAAACCTACAACTTACCGTACATCCTATCCCGACCGGCGCCGGCCTTCACCTGCGCTGGCAATTTTAAAATCGATTTTCTTTTCTGCTTAAATTTTACGATCTTCCCGCAGATGAACAGCCCGGCCTGCAGGGAAAAACGTAGCGATTATGGCACGTATCGTCTATGCGCTGAGTGGCCAGGGGCGCGGCCATGCTTCGCGCGTGCTGGCCATCGCACAGGCGCTCCGCGAGCGCGGCCATGAACTCCGCTTCTGCTGTGGCGGTACGGCCCGTACCGTACTGGAAGCCTGTGGCGAGACGGTCTGGCCTGTTCCCACCCTGCGCCAGGTCCTTCACGGCAACCGCATGCGCCTGCTGGCCACGCTGCAGGCCAACCTTCCCGTACTTCGCCGCCTGCGCCAGCTACTTGATGAGCTGACTGAAACGCTGGCGACCTTCCGCCCTCACCTGGTAATCACTGACTTTGAAGCACTCACGCCACGCGCCGCTGCACGCCTGGGACTTCCAGTACTCTCCTTTAATCACCAGCAAATCGTTACCGAAACGCGCTACAACCTTCCGCTGCGTTACTGGAAAGATGCGCTGCTTGCCCATCTGGCCATTCACCTGATTGCCCCCCGAAAGCCTCTCCATGTGTTACTGACTTCGTTTTACTTCCCGCCCCTGCGCCACCCGGAACGCACCACCCTCATTCCCCCGGTTATCCGTCCAGAAGTCCAACAGCTAACCCCTGTCGAAGACGGACCTGTACTGGTCTATTTCAACCAGCCAGAAGGCATCGACCATCTGCCCGATATGCTGGCCCGTCTGCCTGCATCGTTCATCCTCTACAACGTACCCCCACCGGTCCATGCCGCTGACTATCCTAATCTGACGTTTAAGACGCCCTCGATCGATGGTTTTCTGGAGGACCTGGCCCGCTGTCGGGCAGTCCTCTGCACCGCAGGCTTCACACTGATCAGCGAGGCGTTATATCTTGGCAAACCGCTACTGGTAGTCCCCAACCGAGGGATTTTCGAACAGACGCTCAACGCCCTGTTTCTGGAACGTGAAGGCCTGGGGAGCGCTGTCCTCGACCGTGAGTTGCAAGCCGAAGATGTTCAGCGTTTTCTGGCAACCTGCCCGCACTACCGGGAACGCCTGCGGTCGTATTCACTACGCTGTGGCAACGAGAAAGCCCTGCATTGCATCGAACGACTGCTGAGACGCCTGGAAATCAGTAGTTATCGCGGCAAGCCTTTGCGAACCATCCGTGAAAATACCGTCCTTTCGTCCTATTAAAGCGGAGAAAAAAATGCGCCGAAGATCCTTGTTCTTCCTGTTGCGTTTTAGCGCAAGTTTAAAGATGCTGCCCCAAATGTAGAATCAACTGCAGGATATGCCCATGTCTGACGCGGCCCGTACGCCACAAGAACGGCTGGAGGCTCAAGTGTCGACTTCTGAGCCCAGCTTGTTCGCCAAATGTCATAAGTTTTTTGCCCCGGACGGCGACTACGCGCGCGTACGTGCAGCCGGCCTGTACCCGTACTTTCGTCCGATTGAGCGCAACGAAGGGACCCGTGCGATCATCAACGGCCGAGAGGTCATCATGGCCGGCTCCAATAACTATCTGGGGCTTACCTCGGACCCTCGGGTTAAAGCAGCGGCCATCGAAGCCATCCGCAAATATGGAACGGGCTGTACGGGAAGCCGCTTCCTCAATGGAACGCTGGATCTGCATCTGGAGCTTGAGGAGCGCCTGGCCCGCTTCATGGGTCGAGAAGCCTGCATTGTGTTCTCGACCGGCTACATGACGAACATGGGCGTGATCCAGGCGCTTACCTCTAAAAATGACATCATCTTTTCGGACAAAGACAACCACGCCAGCATCGTTGCCGGAACGCAGGTGAGCCTGGCCGACACTGTGCGCTACCGACATAACGACCTGGATCATCTGCGTCGTTTACTTGAACGAGCCCATGCCGAACGCCCCGAAGCGGGGAAGTTGATCGTCACGGATGGGGTCTTCTCAATGAGTGGCGTGATTGCCCGAGTACCCGAGCTGATGGAACTGGCGGAGGAGTTCGGCGCTGCGTTGATGCTGGACGATGCCCACGCTGTCGGTGTAATAGGCCCGGGCGGCCGCGGCTCGGCCGCCTATTTCGGTCTGGAGCAGAAAGTGCACCTGACAGTTGGCACCTTCTCGAAGAGCTTTGCCTCGCTGGGGGGCTTCTGTGTGGGCGACCGCGACGTCATC is part of the Rhodothermus sp. genome and encodes:
- a CDS encoding ATP-dependent helicase, encoding MARRFILRPEADAPAVRLTVDYAGQLNPQQYAVVTAGGGPLLVVAGAGTGKTRTLVYRVAYLVETGTPPEEIVLLTFTRRAAREMLARAAALLDGRCERVQGGTFHAFCLGLLRRYAGRLGYPSNFTVLDASDAADVIDLLRTARGLHRSRRRFPRKQTIQSIFSAAASQPEVDLSVILEARYPQFLEHLEALQALREDYARYKRQHGLMDYDDLLICTIELFTHHPEVHRQVAARCRHVLVDEYQDTNRLQAQIVQHLAAVHGNVMAVGDDAQSIYRFRGADFRNIFEFPRLFPGTRILKLEQNYRSTQPILDLANRIIRRAHRRYDKVLFSERKQGERPAIIPAPDERTESRFVCQMILTLREQGVPLHQMAVLFRSSHNAFDLELELNRRGIPYVKYGGLKLSEAAHVKDLLAYLRLLENPRDAAAWNRVLQLIEGIGPRTAQRLIAWITSADVAPFTLEERPFSPRYAEALIRLFTLLRQLWETELPLEAQLTELLHYYQPLCERRYYEDYPRRLQDLEHLVSLSARFQRRSAFLEALVLDPLELTALEVEPMVEDEPPLVLSTIHSAKGLEFHTVFVIHALEGVLPSAYALNDPEALDEELRLLYVAVTRAREYLFISYPMVRYQAGTGSYLTSPSRFLENLPEEILEPWVLVEEPDAPPVHELSAPGSSALSSGD
- a CDS encoding ParB/RepB/Spo0J family partition protein, yielding MAAKKVALGRGLNALLPNVNQEASPPEEVSGVETPKSRLYHFEDRLRLLGRVAEIEIDRIRPNPYQPRKDFDEEALDELARSIAQLGIIQPITVRALGNNEFEVISGERRLRAARRAGLKRVPAYVREADTEEMLEMALVENVQREELNPIEVALGYQRLIEECGLTQEQVAEKVGKNRTTVANFLRLLKLPPRIQASLRDGTITTGHARALIGLPESVQLRLLQEIETKQLSVREVEERVRAWHRRQERKADAKGTTIPAEPDPETLQLRDYEDRLRRRLGTQVHIRHRSGNRGGRIEIAYFSNEELERLLNLLLAE
- a CDS encoding DUF5683 domain-containing protein — protein: MNGNGLLLTGLLFVVSSPALPATDSTHSPQGALWRALVLPGWGQVYNRQYWKVPFVYAGLGGFVALARFMNERYLLYRHAYLYAIAPDRYPQYRNEGERFRTVIEAGRADLLRQYRDRYRRNRDLSYIALGLWYGLTVLDAYVHAHLYDFDVSENLQLTVHPIPTGAGLHLRWQF
- a CDS encoding glycosyltransferase family protein — protein: MARIVYALSGQGRGHASRVLAIAQALRERGHELRFCCGGTARTVLEACGETVWPVPTLRQVLHGNRMRLLATLQANLPVLRRLRQLLDELTETLATFRPHLVITDFEALTPRAAARLGLPVLSFNHQQIVTETRYNLPLRYWKDALLAHLAIHLIAPRKPLHVLLTSFYFPPLRHPERTTLIPPVIRPEVQQLTPVEDGPVLVYFNQPEGIDHLPDMLARLPASFILYNVPPPVHAADYPNLTFKTPSIDGFLEDLARCRAVLCTAGFTLISEALYLGKPLLVVPNRGIFEQTLNALFLEREGLGSAVLDRELQAEDVQRFLATCPHYRERLRSYSLRCGNEKALHCIERLLRRLEISSYRGKPLRTIRENTVLSSY
- a CDS encoding pyridoxal phosphate-dependent aminotransferase family protein, coding for MSDAARTPQERLEAQVSTSEPSLFAKCHKFFAPDGDYARVRAAGLYPYFRPIERNEGTRAIINGREVIMAGSNNYLGLTSDPRVKAAAIEAIRKYGTGCTGSRFLNGTLDLHLELEERLARFMGREACIVFSTGYMTNMGVIQALTSKNDIIFSDKDNHASIVAGTQVSLADTVRYRHNDLDHLRRLLERAHAERPEAGKLIVTDGVFSMSGVIARVPELMELAEEFGAALMLDDAHAVGVIGPGGRGSAAYFGLEQKVHLTVGTFSKSFASLGGFCVGDRDVIEYIRHTSSAHIFSASMPPANVATVLKCLDIIEQEPERLERLWKISDYMREGFRNAGFNVWTSQTPIIPVVIGDMMTCFRFWRELLEEGVFVNAVVPPAVPPGQALMRTSFMATHTDEELDYILEAFYRVGKRLGVIQANGSC